TATGAACGAGGACATCTGTCCGGGAGGGGCATCAGGAGCAAACGGCGGTGGTGGGCATACACGCACATTAAGCATGATGATACCCTTTTCACCGGGATAGTTTGCCATTGAATAAGCCCTGATGATCGGTTCTTTAACTACTGACGTATAACGCCAGAGGTTATATTTATCCCAGTCTTCCTTGAACTTCTCGCCGACTTCAAAATCCTTGTAGTGGATAGTGTGAGCCGGAGCTTCGATCTGGATGTAACCACCGGCGCGGAAGTCAACATTTTCTCCTGCCGGAAGCTCAAGGGTGAGTTCTTTAATAAAAGTAGCGCGGGAAATGTTGGATTTAACCGTGCATTCCCATTTCTTGATATCAAAGATTTCAGCCGGGACTTCTATTTTCATGTCCTGCTTGACGTTTACCTGACAGGCGAGGCGGACTCCTTCACGGGCTTCACGCTTGCTTATATGTGAAGTTTCCGTGGGCAGAATATCACCACCGCCTTCATGGACTTTGCATTTGCACTGTCCGCAGGAACCACCGCCACCGCATGCGGATGGAACGTAGATTTCCTTTTCAGCCAGCGCGCCAAGCAATTTAGCTCCGGGTCTGACTTCAAGAGTCTTTTCCGGATCACCATTAATTTCAATGCTCACCTCGCCGCTCGGGACAAGTTTAGCCCGGGCAAGCAGAATGAACACACACAGCGCAAGAACCACGCCGGTAAACATTACTACACCGAGTATTATTTCAACCATGGTCTTTCACTTCCCATAGTTTGACTGTTCTCTAACAAGTGACGTCAAATAACGCCCGATACACCTACATCTGGATTCCGGAAAAGGACAGGAAACCGAAGGACATAAGTCCAACAACAATAAAAGTGATTCCAAGTCCCTGAAGTCCTTCGGGCACATCCGAATACTTCATTTTTTCACGCACACCGGCCAGAACAACAATGGCCAAAGCCCAACCTATACCGGAACCGAGACCGAAGGTAACGGATTCCGCAAAGTTGTAATCACGTTCGACCATAAAGAGTGAAGCTCCGAGAATAGCGCAGTTAACTGTGATAAGCGGCAGGAAGATACCCAGCGCGTTATACAGCGATGGCACATACTTATCGAGAGCCATCTCCAGAATCTGGACGATCGCCGCGATAACACCGATGTAGGAGATCAGTCCGACAAAGGTCAGGTCGGTATTATCAAAACCGGCCCATGCTAAAGCGCCTTCTCTCAGGAAGTAGTTATATAAGAGGTTATTGACCGGCACTGTTATGGTCATAACAACGACAACAGCAACACCGAGTCCCAAGGCTGTTGCGACTTTCTTCGACACGGCAAGATAGGTGCACATGCCGAGAAAGAAAGCCAGAGCCATATTTTCAATAAAGATGGACTTAACAAAGATATTAATCAGATGTTCCATGGCTCACTCCTTAGCGCTTGTTGCCTTTCTTCCGCTTGTCATAGACGTTTACCGACCAGATAAGCAGACCAATAATGAAAAAGGCACTGGGCGGAAGCAGCATAAGACCATTAGGTTCATACCAGCCGCCTTCGGAGCCGAGCTTTAATATACTGAGTCCGAAGATTTTGCCGGAGCCGAAAAACTCACGCAAAAGAGCTACAGTCATCAGTACAAGTCCGTAACCAAGGCCGTTTCCGAGTCCGTCAGCAAAGCTTATTTTCGGATCATTCTGCATGGCGAAAGCTTCAGCACGTCCCATAACGATGCAGTTGGTAATAATCAGCCCGACAAAAACCGAGAGCTGTTTACTTACTCCATAGGCAAACGCTTTCAGGAACTGGTCAACAATAATAACCAGCGTTGCGATGATGGTCATCATCGCGATGATACGTATGCTTGAAGGGATATGCTGTCTTATCGCACTGACAGAAGCATTTGATGCAGCGGTAACAAACATAACCGCGAGACTCATAACGAAAGCTGTTTCCAGCTTGGTGGTAACCGCAAGAGCGGAGCAGATACCCAGGATCTGCACTGCAATAGGGTTATCCT
The sequence above is drawn from the Maridesulfovibrio bastinii DSM 16055 genome and encodes:
- the nqrF gene encoding NADH:ubiquinone reductase (Na(+)-transporting) subunit F, coding for MVEIILGVVMFTGVVLALCVFILLARAKLVPSGEVSIEINGDPEKTLEVRPGAKLLGALAEKEIYVPSACGGGGSCGQCKCKVHEGGGDILPTETSHISKREAREGVRLACQVNVKQDMKIEVPAEIFDIKKWECTVKSNISRATFIKELTLELPAGENVDFRAGGYIQIEAPAHTIHYKDFEVGEKFKEDWDKYNLWRYTSVVKEPIIRAYSMANYPGEKGIIMLNVRVCPPPPFAPDAPPGQMSSFIYGLKPGDKVTISGPYGEFFARDTDAEMIFIGGGAGMAPMRSHIFDQLKRLDTKRKISFWYGARSLREMFYVDEFDKLAEEHPNFSWHVALSDPLPEDNWTGSTGFIHQVLYDNYIKQHPAPEDCEFYMCGPPMMASAVVDMLISQGVERENIMFDDFGG
- the nqrE gene encoding NADH:ubiquinone reductase (Na(+)-transporting) subunit E, whose amino-acid sequence is MEHLINIFVKSIFIENMALAFFLGMCTYLAVSKKVATALGLGVAVVVVMTITVPVNNLLYNYFLREGALAWAGFDNTDLTFVGLISYIGVIAAIVQILEMALDKYVPSLYNALGIFLPLITVNCAILGASLFMVERDYNFAESVTFGLGSGIGWALAIVVLAGVREKMKYSDVPEGLQGLGITFIVVGLMSFGFLSFSGIQM
- a CDS encoding NADH:ubiquinone reductase (Na(+)-transporting) subunit D — translated: MAKFKEVLLKPILEDNPIAVQILGICSALAVTTKLETAFVMSLAVMFVTAASNASVSAIRQHIPSSIRIIAMMTIIATLVIIVDQFLKAFAYGVSKQLSVFVGLIITNCIVMGRAEAFAMQNDPKISFADGLGNGLGYGLVLMTVALLREFFGSGKIFGLSILKLGSEGGWYEPNGLMLLPPSAFFIIGLLIWSVNVYDKRKKGNKR